Proteins from one Erysipelothrix larvae genomic window:
- the tadA gene encoding tRNA adenosine(34) deaminase TadA produces MNHETYMKEALIEAKKALEHNDVPIGAVVVRDETIIARSYNKREYLNDPTAHAEVLALREAGKNLNNWNLSDCTLYVTIEPCPMCAGATILSRIGTVVYGAKEPKGGSLGSTFNMLEISGFNHYPNQISGILEEECRGLVMDFFKEKRKEQIKVKHIHDQDLFEKALSVRKEVFVIEQQVDETLEYDEYDDIARDDVIHLAAIQNESVLGTLRLISKGKTLKVGRVAVLKSSRGLHIGAKLMDAADRYARNSGYDTLELDAQLYAIPFYEKQGFTTHGGVFLDANIEHKKMTKKL; encoded by the coding sequence ATGAATCATGAGACTTATATGAAAGAAGCACTGATTGAAGCAAAAAAGGCTCTCGAACACAACGATGTTCCAATTGGTGCTGTTGTGGTGAGAGATGAAACAATCATTGCGCGTTCCTACAATAAACGAGAATATCTTAATGATCCAACAGCCCATGCAGAGGTATTAGCATTGCGTGAAGCAGGAAAAAACCTAAATAATTGGAACTTAAGTGATTGCACACTATATGTTACAATTGAACCATGTCCAATGTGCGCAGGGGCAACGATACTTTCTAGAATAGGAACTGTTGTTTATGGTGCAAAAGAACCAAAAGGTGGGAGTTTAGGTTCAACATTTAATATGTTGGAAATATCAGGATTTAATCACTATCCAAATCAAATATCAGGAATCTTAGAAGAAGAATGTAGGGGATTAGTTATGGATTTCTTTAAAGAAAAACGAAAAGAACAAATAAAAGTTAAACACATACATGATCAGGACTTGTTTGAGAAAGCATTGTCAGTAAGAAAAGAAGTATTCGTAATCGAACAACAGGTAGACGAAACTCTAGAATACGATGAATACGACGATATTGCACGAGATGATGTAATCCACCTTGCTGCAATCCAAAACGAAAGTGTTTTAGGAACCCTTCGATTAATATCAAAAGGAAAAACACTAAAAGTAGGGCGTGTTGCGGTACTAAAATCAAGTAGAGGACTCCATATTGGTGCAAAACTGATGGATGCTGCCGATCGATATGCCAGAAATAGCGGGTATGACACATTGGAATTGGATGCACAATTATATGCTATTCCATTTTATGAAAAACAAGGGTTCACTACGCATGGAGGTGTTTTCCTCGATGCAAATATTGAACATAAAAAGATGACGAAAAAACTGTAA
- a CDS encoding HAD-IIB family hydrolase, translating into MIKLISTDMDHSLLDNDSHLPPNIKEILDLCEEKGVFFVAASGRTMHSIETKFGELASRIIKISDNGSQLKIKDKLVDGSLISYEDAIKAIEVGLSLKETSVVVTAVDKVYINCVSDTHKGFLAEYYQNSIFLDDVSQYADQAIKITFLSIDNTLDNFNSVVSKELRGTITPTLSGKVWIDVIRNDVSKGNTLNRLLTDLNISPTEAAAFGDYDNDITMLEAVKYSYAVSNASQSVKEVASEVIGSNDDQAVAHKIIELLGQ; encoded by the coding sequence ATGATTAAACTTATTTCTACTGATATGGATCATTCACTATTAGACAACGATTCACACCTGCCACCCAACATTAAAGAAATCTTAGATTTGTGTGAAGAAAAAGGTGTGTTCTTTGTAGCTGCAAGCGGAAGAACAATGCATAGTATTGAAACCAAGTTTGGCGAACTTGCTTCTCGTATTATTAAAATTAGCGATAATGGATCACAGTTAAAAATAAAAGATAAACTGGTTGATGGTTCACTAATTAGTTATGAAGATGCTATAAAAGCAATCGAAGTTGGTTTATCACTGAAAGAAACTTCTGTTGTAGTAACAGCTGTTGATAAAGTATACATCAATTGTGTAAGTGATACACATAAAGGATTCTTGGCAGAATATTACCAAAACAGCATATTTTTGGACGATGTGAGTCAATATGCAGACCAAGCAATTAAAATTACATTTTTGAGTATTGATAATACTCTAGATAATTTCAATTCTGTTGTTTCTAAAGAACTAAGGGGTACAATTACACCCACACTATCTGGAAAAGTATGGATTGATGTAATTCGAAACGATGTTTCAAAAGGGAATACTTTAAACCGCTTGTTAACCGATTTAAATATTTCTCCAACCGAAGCAGCAGCATTTGGTGATTATGATAACGACATTACAATGCTGGAAGCTGTAAAATACAGTTATGCAGTATCAAATGCTTCGCAATCCGTGAAGGAAGTCGCTTCAGAAGTAATTGGCTCTAACGATGACCAAGCAGTCGCGCATAAAATAATTGAACTATTAGGACAATAA
- a CDS encoding FtsW/RodA/SpoVE family cell cycle protein yields MTNRFNESRKKFTLDWILVSIIAFNGLLGIIGIYLAAPLNNGNTSADFIIRQLFWFAVSIVLVYIILKMGTDRLFTLAYPLYFILMILLFFQVLASKQIITTSLIPWRNGAYAWYDIPGIGSFQPSEFMKIVLLLIGANIIMKHNEERTKFSFKDDVKLLMKLAVYVLPALIFIFLQPDTGVPIIIVISFAVMFFMSGVRREWFIIIGSAACVVFFGIIYLYYNDPQTLNALFGGSGTNYRLDRFYGWLDFEKYSIDQGHQLYRAISSIGTAGWTGHPLKSVVLVYPESRTDFIFAVLAQNFGFMGAVVVIVACFSLDLRLAYITYRSDLMRERTVMAGVLGLLIFQHFQNIGMVVGLLPITGITLPLISQGGSSLVSYMIPFAIAFHMYSEIQNAHQH; encoded by the coding sequence ATGACAAATCGTTTCAATGAGAGCCGAAAAAAATTCACATTGGATTGGATTCTCGTATCAATCATCGCTTTTAATGGATTGCTTGGTATTATCGGTATTTATTTGGCTGCTCCATTAAATAATGGAAACACGAGTGCTGACTTTATTATTAGACAATTATTTTGGTTTGCGGTTAGTATTGTATTGGTTTATATTATTCTGAAGATGGGAACTGACCGTTTATTTACACTCGCTTACCCACTCTATTTTATACTGATGATTCTTTTATTCTTCCAAGTCTTAGCAAGCAAACAAATTATAACGACTTCACTTATTCCTTGGAGAAATGGTGCATATGCTTGGTATGATATCCCCGGGATTGGTTCCTTTCAACCCAGTGAATTTATGAAGATTGTATTGTTGTTGATTGGTGCGAATATTATTATGAAACATAATGAAGAACGCACAAAATTTAGTTTTAAAGATGATGTGAAATTATTAATGAAACTCGCAGTTTATGTATTACCTGCACTGATCTTTATCTTCTTACAACCTGATACAGGGGTTCCAATTATTATTGTAATCAGCTTTGCAGTGATGTTCTTTATGTCTGGCGTTCGACGAGAATGGTTTATCATTATTGGTTCTGCTGCATGTGTTGTGTTCTTTGGAATTATTTATCTTTACTATAACGACCCTCAAACACTGAATGCACTATTTGGTGGTTCTGGAACCAACTATCGGTTGGATCGTTTTTATGGCTGGCTAGATTTCGAGAAATACTCAATTGATCAAGGGCACCAACTTTACCGTGCGATATCTTCAATAGGTACTGCCGGTTGGACAGGCCATCCGCTTAAATCTGTAGTCTTAGTTTACCCAGAATCACGCACTGACTTTATCTTTGCAGTTTTAGCACAAAACTTTGGATTTATGGGAGCAGTTGTTGTGATTGTTGCTTGTTTCTCACTTGATTTGCGACTTGCTTATATCACCTATAGAAGTGATTTAATGCGAGAAAGAACTGTAATGGCTGGGGTATTGGGATTGCTTATATTCCAACATTTTCAAAATATTGGAATGGTTGTTGGATTGCTTCCAATCACAGGGATTACGCTTCCCTTGATATCACAAGGTGGTTCCTCGCTTGTATCGTATATGATTCCTTTCGCGATTGCATTCCATATGTACAGTGAAATTCAAAACGCCCATCAACATTAG
- a CDS encoding CYTH domain-containing protein codes for MKTHLEIEYKTALTREEYQEMMYHFPFEGPISQSNTYYDTEDTRLQNQGVMCRIRKEGETTLFTLKEPQEEGVLEYEFYMLGEQQDNKRAQDILLPFHVGLSELKEVTFSNTVRFVYKDVYGTWCLDVTQFPHHKDYELEYELHKQEDRARSHFLSVLAELNIEYVESPPKFLRAINSSPEAPVE; via the coding sequence ATGAAAACACATCTTGAAATAGAATATAAAACCGCGCTAACACGCGAAGAGTATCAAGAGATGATGTATCACTTCCCATTTGAAGGACCCATCTCGCAATCAAATACATATTATGATACTGAAGATACACGCCTTCAAAACCAAGGTGTCATGTGTCGCATCCGAAAAGAGGGTGAAACCACACTCTTTACATTAAAAGAACCCCAAGAAGAAGGAGTCCTAGAATACGAATTTTATATGCTTGGGGAACAACAGGATAACAAACGTGCTCAAGATATTCTGCTTCCTTTCCATGTAGGATTATCTGAATTGAAAGAAGTAACCTTTAGTAACACGGTTCGCTTTGTTTATAAAGATGTTTACGGAACATGGTGTTTGGATGTGACTCAATTTCCACATCACAAAGACTATGAATTGGAATATGAACTACACAAACAAGAGGATCGTGCTCGTTCTCACTTCTTGAGTGTGTTGGCGGAACTTAATATTGAATATGTTGAAAGTCCACCTAAATTTCTACGTGCGATAAATTCAAGTCCTGAAGCACCTGTTGAATAG
- a CDS encoding PTS transporter subunit EIIB — protein MNRFQTYYENLNLPLKLALFGALLVGVGSLLGNPFIHEVLKLDTTNITQVTQTLLVCGSLILTYFPITIFVKLLQLRTDDKNMTIIGVASYAIFLMAILLFAPQNLSSNSYVPNISYTVGTTSTKLMRTGVFGLIGVYFIVRWVYKRNFGAKLFNVLAIFDASLFRFIYCAILSFVFGLLMANYWPVFIDWIYGILRFIASDVYNPMTLFAFGTLERFTSLLGLNDIVRAEMWLGSLGGTWNDLNNVTLVGDINIWQGQLNSNLAILGIGGAGRYSTAFYVLNLFAIPGYITAVFTSVSDRKRRTRLIGVAVFLFVLSMLSGILDQVELFMLLTSPLLYLFHIFMVGFVNAVLTGFSVTIGFSFLNVLGAANPGNLIDLIGLARNNVSTDQIWILVLFGAIVFFIYFGVTRFYYSKLAMDVLNVGSKDDDTTDFIERLGGIDNITEISSMPTRLIVTLKDDDDINVEGLHHQGVSRIVKARIGYILSYGAGAYMLQKEVNKRMKEKDVSQSEES, from the coding sequence ATGAATCGTTTTCAAACATATTATGAGAATTTAAACCTACCTCTTAAGTTAGCGCTTTTTGGTGCGCTGCTTGTTGGTGTTGGATCTCTATTAGGAAATCCATTTATTCATGAAGTATTAAAACTAGATACAACTAATATCACACAAGTAACACAAACCTTGTTGGTTTGTGGTTCTCTTATTTTAACATACTTTCCAATAACAATTTTTGTGAAATTATTGCAATTAAGAACAGACGACAAGAACATGACGATTATTGGTGTTGCATCGTATGCAATTTTCTTGATGGCAATCTTACTTTTTGCGCCACAAAATTTATCCAGTAATTCATATGTTCCAAACATATCATATACCGTAGGCACTACAAGTACCAAACTAATGCGCACAGGCGTGTTTGGATTAATTGGTGTATACTTTATTGTTCGTTGGGTATATAAACGAAACTTTGGAGCAAAACTCTTTAATGTACTCGCAATTTTTGATGCGAGTCTCTTTAGATTTATCTACTGTGCTATCTTGTCCTTTGTTTTTGGACTCTTAATGGCAAACTATTGGCCTGTATTCATTGACTGGATTTATGGTATTCTTCGTTTTATCGCAAGTGATGTCTACAATCCTATGACACTCTTTGCTTTTGGAACCCTCGAACGCTTTACATCATTACTTGGATTGAATGATATTGTACGTGCTGAAATGTGGTTGGGATCTTTAGGTGGGACATGGAACGATTTAAATAATGTCACATTAGTCGGAGATATTAATATCTGGCAAGGCCAACTCAATTCAAATCTTGCAATCCTTGGAATTGGTGGTGCTGGAAGATACTCAACAGCGTTTTATGTATTGAATCTCTTCGCAATCCCTGGGTATATCACGGCAGTATTCACCTCCGTTTCAGATCGTAAACGAAGAACACGATTAATTGGAGTGGCAGTATTCTTGTTTGTTCTCTCAATGTTGTCAGGGATTTTAGACCAAGTAGAACTCTTTATGCTCCTAACATCACCACTGCTTTATCTCTTCCATATCTTTATGGTTGGGTTTGTGAATGCCGTATTAACAGGATTCTCAGTGACCATTGGATTCTCGTTTTTAAATGTACTAGGCGCAGCCAATCCTGGGAACCTTATTGATCTAATTGGTTTAGCACGCAATAACGTAAGCACAGATCAAATTTGGATTCTTGTACTCTTTGGTGCAATCGTATTCTTTATTTACTTTGGTGTTACACGCTTCTATTACAGCAAGCTCGCAATGGATGTATTAAATGTCGGAAGTAAAGACGATGATACCACTGATTTCATCGAACGATTGGGTGGAATTGATAATATTACTGAAATTTCAAGTATGCCAACACGCCTTATTGTAACGTTGAAAGACGATGATGACATTAATGTTGAAGGATTACACCACCAAGGTGTATCACGTATTGTTAAAGCGCGGATAGGATATATCTTATCGTATGGTGCTGGAGCTTACATGCTACAAAAAGAAGTGAATAAACGAATGAAAGAAAAAGATGTTAGTCAGAGTGAGGAATCTTAA
- the dnaX gene encoding DNA polymerase III subunit gamma/tau — protein MSYQSLYRKYRPKTFDQVVGQASIVNALKNAITMNHISHAYLFTGPRGTGKTTIAKLFAAAVNCENSNEVFCGSCENCKENKGGQHPDVVEIDAASNNGVDEIRALIEKVKYMPILGKYKVYIIDEVHMLSQGAFNALLKTLEEPPEHIIFILATTEVHKVIPTIISRCQRYDFRNINNEDIEKQLDYVLENEDRVAEKGVTQLIASLSAGGMRNALTILEQAFIISPGTITLNALYENYGLIFPHDKIKLFDSIRKGQVADTLDILSNIVEKSVDLPRLLMDFITGLKDSIIYTYTKNDKYINLNDKELIEYLARTFSVETRTHMTDVLLERYDKLKGSVNQETHLELAILSLIETINVSPAKGDRIEKREEAKIEVSHNIRETVSKVQETVVEVVKPNPTPPIQDQTLNLNFDETVDDDVIEETQPEPIVQRVSNTVIETKEVQQSTTISETPIKNKHDLSIDEIVQYMVTADKDIRIKDAPGFSKVNDYASDMNWARVSRLLDHTQLALSGERFILVVTQRQIQSREIMEERNLYELMDFTQQLFGAKKQVFATTNADFTKAVEQFKIASQQNALPEPLSHEDFISFTMDEVSEEARDEQMEAALDLFGDQLRII, from the coding sequence ATGTCGTATCAATCTCTATATAGAAAATACAGACCAAAAACATTTGATCAAGTTGTAGGTCAAGCATCCATCGTCAATGCACTAAAAAACGCAATAACAATGAATCATATATCACATGCATATTTATTCACAGGACCAAGAGGAACTGGGAAAACAACAATTGCTAAGTTATTTGCTGCGGCGGTGAATTGTGAGAACTCGAATGAAGTATTTTGTGGGTCTTGTGAAAATTGTAAAGAAAATAAGGGTGGACAACATCCTGATGTCGTTGAAATCGATGCCGCTAGCAATAATGGTGTTGATGAAATCAGAGCATTGATTGAAAAAGTAAAATACATGCCAATCCTAGGGAAATATAAAGTATACATCATTGATGAGGTACATATGCTTTCTCAAGGGGCTTTTAATGCGCTATTAAAGACATTGGAAGAACCCCCTGAACACATTATATTTATACTTGCGACGACAGAAGTTCACAAGGTCATTCCAACAATTATATCGCGTTGTCAACGCTATGACTTTAGAAATATCAATAATGAAGATATTGAAAAACAACTAGACTATGTATTAGAAAACGAAGATAGAGTTGCTGAAAAAGGGGTAACACAGCTCATTGCATCCTTATCAGCTGGGGGAATGCGAAACGCACTTACAATACTTGAACAAGCATTTATTATAAGCCCAGGAACAATCACACTCAATGCACTCTATGAGAACTATGGGTTGATATTCCCACATGACAAAATTAAGTTGTTTGATTCAATAAGGAAGGGTCAAGTAGCAGACACACTTGATATTTTATCAAATATTGTAGAAAAGTCAGTAGATCTACCAAGGCTATTGATGGACTTCATCACGGGATTAAAAGACAGTATTATTTATACCTATACTAAGAATGATAAGTATATTAATCTCAATGATAAAGAGCTTATTGAATATTTAGCACGTACTTTTAGTGTTGAAACACGGACCCATATGACGGATGTACTTTTAGAACGCTATGACAAACTAAAAGGATCAGTAAATCAAGAGACTCACCTCGAACTTGCAATTTTATCACTGATTGAGACGATTAATGTAAGTCCAGCTAAAGGTGATCGTATCGAAAAAAGGGAAGAAGCAAAAATAGAAGTATCTCACAATATTAGAGAAACAGTGAGTAAAGTTCAAGAAACGGTTGTAGAGGTTGTAAAACCAAACCCAACACCACCAATTCAAGACCAAACACTCAATTTAAATTTCGATGAGACTGTTGATGATGATGTTATTGAAGAAACGCAACCAGAACCAATTGTTCAACGTGTTTCCAACACAGTAATTGAAACAAAAGAAGTTCAACAATCTACGACAATAAGTGAAACTCCAATCAAAAATAAACATGACTTATCGATCGATGAAATCGTGCAATACATGGTAACAGCGGATAAGGACATTCGAATTAAAGATGCGCCAGGATTTTCTAAGGTAAATGATTATGCATCAGATATGAATTGGGCAAGAGTTTCTAGACTCCTAGATCATACCCAATTAGCACTCAGTGGTGAACGATTTATTCTTGTTGTAACACAACGACAAATTCAGTCTAGAGAAATCATGGAAGAAAGAAATCTCTATGAGTTGATGGATTTTACACAACAACTTTTTGGAGCAAAAAAACAAGTGTTCGCAACAACGAATGCTGACTTTACAAAAGCGGTGGAACAGTTCAAAATTGCTTCACAACAAAATGCATTGCCAGAGCCATTAAGTCATGAAGATTTCATCAGCTTTACGATGGACGAAGTAAGTGAAGAAGCACGTGATGAACAAATGGAAGCTGCATTAGATCTTTTTGGGGATCAATTAAGAATAATTTAA
- the recR gene encoding recombination mediator RecR, whose product MYPDSLEALIESLMVLPGVGRKTAERYAFHLIEGEKDATEKIIASIETVNQSLTQCKICYNYADKEICKICSNQNRNHNIICVVSSPKDVFSIEKAGQFNGVYHVLKGLISTRKGVMPEDLTINELLKRIDENTEEVILALSATVEGETTALYVSKKLESMNAPVSRLAFGLPIGGQLEYTDDMTLMKAFEGRKRMK is encoded by the coding sequence ATGTATCCAGATAGTTTAGAAGCACTCATAGAATCACTAATGGTTTTACCTGGGGTAGGAAGAAAAACAGCAGAACGCTATGCTTTTCATCTAATCGAAGGAGAAAAAGATGCAACCGAGAAAATCATCGCATCGATTGAAACCGTTAACCAATCACTTACACAGTGTAAGATATGCTATAATTACGCTGACAAAGAAATCTGTAAGATATGTTCTAATCAAAATAGAAATCACAACATTATTTGTGTAGTTTCTTCACCAAAAGACGTATTCTCAATCGAAAAAGCAGGACAGTTCAATGGAGTTTATCATGTTTTGAAAGGGTTAATATCAACCCGAAAAGGTGTGATGCCTGAAGACTTAACAATCAATGAACTCTTAAAACGCATCGATGAAAATACTGAAGAAGTCATTTTAGCACTCAGTGCGACGGTAGAAGGTGAAACAACCGCATTATATGTATCAAAGAAACTCGAAAGCATGAATGCTCCAGTTTCTCGACTCGCTTTTGGATTACCTATCGGAGGGCAGTTGGAGTATACTGATGATATGACACTGATGAAAGCATTTGAAGGAAGAAAAAGGATGAAGTAA
- a CDS encoding NAD kinase: protein MIRFTIETRRDNFSYELENTVKDELSKRGCIYDPQNPELVICIGGDGTLLHAFHRYLDKIDSISFVGIHTGTLGFSTDYILENIEEFFDDVTHKEPTYDDKRILEVTCFGKDGSKHSFFALNEIRVENIVKTQNIEVSLNGEYFEFFRGNGLCVSGQHGSTAYNRSIGGAVIYCNLDLLQVTEISGIHHRHARSLAAPLILDPDTIIQFSSDSFEHALLCYDHLHIHLDNIEHLEIKHNIKKMRFAHYKSISYIERLNALF from the coding sequence ATGATACGATTCACAATTGAGACTCGTAGGGATAATTTCTCATACGAGTTAGAGAACACAGTAAAAGACGAATTAAGCAAACGTGGGTGCATTTACGATCCACAAAATCCAGAACTCGTCATTTGCATTGGTGGTGATGGAACCTTACTCCATGCATTTCATCGTTATCTTGATAAAATAGATTCGATATCATTTGTTGGGATACATACCGGAACTTTAGGATTTTCTACAGATTATATCTTAGAAAACATTGAAGAGTTCTTTGATGATGTGACGCATAAAGAGCCAACTTATGATGATAAACGCATTTTAGAGGTGACCTGTTTTGGTAAAGATGGAAGTAAACATTCTTTCTTTGCACTAAATGAAATTCGTGTTGAGAACATTGTTAAGACACAAAATATTGAAGTATCCCTTAATGGTGAATACTTTGAGTTCTTTAGAGGAAATGGCTTATGTGTATCGGGACAACATGGATCGACTGCGTACAACCGATCGATTGGAGGCGCAGTAATTTATTGTAATCTAGATTTACTCCAAGTAACGGAAATATCTGGCATTCATCATCGCCACGCACGAAGCCTTGCTGCACCACTTATATTAGATCCTGACACTATTATTCAATTTTCAAGTGATAGCTTTGAACATGCTTTATTGTGTTATGATCATTTGCACATTCATCTCGATAATATTGAGCATTTAGAAATTAAGCACAACATAAAAAAAATGCGCTTTGCGCATTATAAATCAATATCTTATATTGAAAGATTAAACGCCCTCTTCTAA
- a CDS encoding helix-turn-helix domain-containing protein, with protein MNINKLREERKKKGYSQEEFANLIGVSRQAVSKWESGQSLPEVDKLILISNKLDVSIDYLMDNEYMEEQNVKVKFDYEDFLNQEKKFNTYEYKSKTELFGMPLIHINFSKGRIMFRRSIILRDLQTAKGIIAIGDRAIGIMTVGLFSIGFISLGLFSLGLVTLGVFSLGLLSYGMIAIGYSSIGIIAIGWHALGVVALAKDVAVGVVAVADNAIGVASSGASLDVMLGKNNEIQSLCTMNDEAIKGVQGLLVDKNLPFMIKVVLKSMLKC; from the coding sequence ATGAACATAAACAAATTAAGAGAAGAACGAAAAAAGAAAGGATATTCCCAAGAAGAATTTGCAAATCTAATTGGTGTATCACGCCAAGCAGTATCAAAATGGGAAAGTGGACAATCATTACCAGAGGTAGACAAATTAATCCTTATATCAAATAAATTAGACGTCAGCATCGATTATTTGATGGATAATGAGTATATGGAAGAACAGAATGTAAAAGTTAAGTTTGATTATGAAGATTTCCTAAATCAAGAGAAGAAATTCAATACCTATGAGTACAAGAGTAAAACAGAGTTGTTTGGAATGCCACTTATCCATATTAATTTTTCTAAAGGAAGAATTATGTTTCGAAGAAGTATTATATTAAGAGACTTACAAACAGCAAAAGGAATTATCGCAATTGGTGATAGAGCAATTGGAATTATGACTGTTGGACTCTTTTCAATAGGCTTTATTTCATTAGGTTTATTTAGCCTTGGGCTTGTGACACTCGGAGTATTTAGCCTAGGATTGTTGAGTTATGGAATGATTGCCATCGGTTATTCTAGTATAGGAATTATTGCGATTGGTTGGCACGCACTTGGTGTTGTTGCTTTGGCAAAAGATGTAGCAGTAGGCGTAGTAGCGGTAGCAGATAATGCTATAGGGGTTGCTTCATCGGGGGCCTCACTGGATGTAATGCTTGGAAAAAATAATGAAATACAAAGTTTGTGTACGATGAACGATGAAGCGATTAAAGGGGTACAAGGATTATTAGTAGACAAAAACTTGCCATTTATGATCAAAGTAGTTCTTAAATCAATGTTGAAGTGTTAA
- a CDS encoding sortase, whose translation MKTVVKRKINWVGMIGFLLVIVGLSAMLYDFGVNYLEKRQIQQERQDFLSSVSSGVEEGSDFSSGQLADVYGILTIDKIGVDNPVVVNGDFDLLYRYLVGYANSALPPTQGNFTIVGHNGNCANCGFRNLDRLVEGDVITFTDKSNVTYTYEVYDSFTVDKSDIYVLDDIKNETTLTLITCLYPSLTDPNRLVIRARLVSE comes from the coding sequence ATGAAAACTGTTGTTAAACGAAAAATTAATTGGGTTGGAATGATTGGTTTCTTACTCGTAATCGTTGGATTATCAGCGATGTTATACGATTTTGGAGTCAATTATTTAGAGAAAAGACAGATTCAACAAGAGCGTCAGGATTTCTTAAGTTCCGTTAGCAGCGGTGTGGAAGAAGGTTCTGACTTTTCTAGCGGACAGCTAGCTGATGTTTATGGAATATTAACAATTGATAAAATTGGGGTAGATAACCCCGTTGTTGTTAATGGAGACTTTGATTTGCTATATCGATATCTCGTTGGTTATGCTAATTCAGCTTTACCTCCAACACAAGGTAACTTTACGATTGTTGGACACAATGGAAATTGTGCAAACTGCGGCTTTAGAAATTTAGATCGACTAGTTGAAGGCGATGTGATTACTTTCACTGATAAATCTAATGTAACTTATACCTATGAAGTGTATGATTCATTTACCGTTGATAAGTCTGATATCTATGTTTTAGATGATATTAAGAACGAAACAACACTCACTTTAATTACGTGTCTTTACCCGAGTTTGACGGATCCAAATCGTTTGGTCATTCGTGCTCGATTAGTTTCTGAATAA